Proteins encoded by one window of Chromobacterium violaceum ATCC 12472:
- a CDS encoding HD-GYP domain-containing protein, translating to MQASRELLKTLYTMAMLVEARDAYTGGHLWRVSRYSHLLAADLQLPQAEVERVALGGFLHDLGKVGVPDAVLSKPGKLSDEEYEVIKTHPRVGADLLKDHPLAELVMDAVLRHHETPDGNGYPDRLAGKAIPLAARIVGIADAFDAMTSTRPYRQGMPVPQALAILRDNLGRQFDAELGERFILLGEAGRLDHVLGHSEPGVPMQRCEACGPIIAVPAAAADGDELFCPACAGGYRLSRRDGALALAPSGGRDPVRARQPRADNDLIDRLLADSGHLRARVKPGLLDLLFG from the coding sequence ATGCAAGCCAGCCGCGAACTGCTGAAAACCCTGTACACGATGGCCATGCTGGTGGAGGCGCGCGACGCCTATACCGGCGGCCATTTGTGGCGCGTGTCGCGCTACAGCCACCTGCTGGCGGCCGATCTGCAGCTGCCGCAGGCCGAAGTGGAAAGAGTCGCGCTGGGCGGCTTTCTGCATGATCTGGGCAAGGTGGGCGTGCCTGACGCGGTGCTGAGCAAGCCCGGCAAGCTCAGCGACGAGGAATACGAGGTGATCAAGACCCACCCGCGCGTCGGCGCCGATCTGCTGAAGGACCACCCGCTGGCCGAGCTGGTGATGGACGCGGTGCTGCGCCATCACGAAACCCCTGACGGCAACGGCTACCCGGACCGGCTGGCCGGCAAGGCCATCCCGCTGGCGGCGCGCATCGTCGGCATCGCCGACGCCTTCGACGCGATGACCAGCACCCGGCCCTACCGCCAGGGCATGCCCGTCCCCCAAGCGCTGGCCATCCTGCGCGACAACCTGGGCCGCCAGTTCGACGCCGAGCTCGGCGAACGTTTCATCCTGCTGGGCGAGGCGGGCCGGCTGGACCATGTGCTCGGCCACAGCGAGCCCGGCGTGCCGATGCAGCGCTGCGAGGCCTGCGGTCCCATCATCGCGGTGCCGGCGGCGGCGGCCGACGGCGACGAGCTGTTCTGCCCGGCTTGCGCCGGGGGCTACCGGCTGAGCCGCCGCGACGGCGCGCTGGCGCTCGCGCCCAGCGGCGGGCGCGATCCGGTGAGGGCCCGGCAGCCCCGCGCCGACAACGATCTGATCGACCGCCTGCTGGCCGACAGCGGCCACCTGCGCGCCCGCGTCAAACCCGGCTTGCTGGATCTGCTGTTTGGTTGA